One genomic window of Blastopirellula retiformator includes the following:
- a CDS encoding family 16 glycoside hydrolase, with amino-acid sequence MKRPFALLLLLIAAPAVWAADDASAEVKPPQGFKALFNGKDLTGWKGLVASPPKRAAMSAEELAAEQKKADASMNEHWSVEDGVLVYDGKGQSLCTAKDYADFEMYVDWKILSDGDSGIYVRGSPQIQIWDPAHWKVGSGGLYNNKEHQSAPTIIADNPIGEWNTFYIKMVGDRVTVKLNGKTVTDNVVLENYWERDKPIYPTGQIELQHHGNRLEFKNIYIRELVSPDQLKKMEEAAPAKATATPKKDQNVLVFLRHAGFRHSSIPVGGRAVQIIGDKNGAYSSVITDDLTDLWPENLTRYDAVVMVNTTGEWIKPRAEDLQQIEAKYGEKLSAADAEAKLKKSLLNFVSSGKGLVGFHAASDANYQWPEFGEMVGGYFNAHPWHEKVGVKVDSPQHPLMAAFGGKDFTIVDEIYQFRDPYSRKALHVLLSLDVEKTNMDKKNIKRDDGDFAVSWVRSWGDGRVFYSSLGHREEIYWNPQMLAFYLDGIQFALGDLDADTTPSAN; translated from the coding sequence ATGAAACGCCCCTTCGCTCTCCTCCTTCTGCTGATCGCAGCGCCGGCCGTCTGGGCCGCCGACGACGCTTCGGCCGAGGTCAAACCGCCGCAGGGATTTAAGGCCCTGTTCAATGGTAAAGATCTAACCGGTTGGAAAGGCCTGGTCGCCAGTCCGCCCAAGCGAGCGGCGATGTCCGCCGAAGAACTCGCCGCCGAGCAAAAGAAGGCCGACGCCAGCATGAATGAGCATTGGTCGGTCGAAGATGGCGTGCTGGTCTACGACGGCAAGGGGCAAAGCCTCTGCACCGCCAAAGACTACGCCGATTTCGAGATGTACGTCGACTGGAAGATTCTGTCCGACGGCGACAGCGGCATCTACGTGCGGGGATCGCCTCAGATCCAGATCTGGGATCCGGCGCACTGGAAGGTCGGCTCCGGCGGTCTCTACAACAACAAAGAGCATCAATCGGCCCCGACGATTATCGCCGACAATCCGATCGGCGAGTGGAACACCTTCTACATCAAGATGGTGGGCGATCGCGTCACCGTGAAGCTCAACGGCAAGACGGTGACCGACAACGTCGTGCTCGAAAACTACTGGGAACGGGACAAGCCGATCTACCCGACCGGTCAGATCGAACTGCAACACCATGGCAACCGCCTGGAGTTCAAGAACATCTACATTCGCGAGTTGGTCTCGCCTGACCAGCTGAAGAAGATGGAAGAAGCGGCGCCTGCCAAAGCGACCGCGACTCCGAAGAAGGACCAGAACGTGCTGGTCTTTCTCCGCCACGCCGGCTTCCGTCATAGCTCGATCCCCGTTGGGGGGCGAGCCGTGCAGATCATCGGCGACAAGAACGGCGCCTACAGCTCGGTGATCACCGACGACCTGACCGACCTGTGGCCGGAGAACCTGACAAGGTATGACGCCGTCGTCATGGTCAACACGACCGGCGAGTGGATCAAGCCGCGGGCCGAAGACCTGCAGCAGATCGAAGCCAAGTATGGCGAGAAGCTTTCGGCCGCAGACGCGGAGGCGAAACTGAAGAAGAGCTTGCTCAACTTCGTCTCCAGCGGCAAAGGCCTGGTTGGTTTTCACGCCGCCAGCGACGCGAACTACCAATGGCCGGAATTCGGCGAAATGGTCGGCGGCTACTTCAACGCCCATCCGTGGCACGAAAAGGTAGGCGTGAAGGTCGACAGTCCCCAGCATCCGCTGATGGCGGCCTTTGGCGGAAAAGACTTCACGATCGTCGACGAGATCTACCAGTTCCGCGATCCTTACTCGCGCAAGGCGCTGCACGTGCTGCTGTCGCTGGATGTCGAGAAGACCAACATGGACAAGAAGAACATCAAACGCGACGACGGCGACTTCGCCGTATCCTGGGTTCGCAGTTGGGGAGACGGTCGCGTCTTCTACAGCTCGCTCGGCCATCGCGAAGAAATTTATTGGAACCCGCAAATGCTGGCGTTCTATCTCGACGGCATTCAGTTCGCCCTGGGCGATCTCGACGCCGACACCACTCCTAGCGCCAACTAA
- a CDS encoding tRNA-binding protein, producing the protein MSNSPTIAFADLTKIDIRVGRIVSAAPFPEGKSSTHILQIDFGEELGVKKSLARLAPNYGFETLVDRQILAVVNLAPRQIGNHRSEVLTLGLNDANGNVVLIVPDTAVPSGNRLY; encoded by the coding sequence ATGAGCAACTCTCCCACCATCGCTTTCGCCGACCTGACCAAGATCGATATCCGGGTCGGGCGCATCGTGTCGGCTGCCCCTTTTCCGGAAGGGAAAAGCTCGACGCATATCTTGCAGATCGACTTCGGCGAAGAACTAGGCGTCAAGAAATCGCTCGCTCGCCTGGCGCCGAACTACGGATTCGAAACTCTGGTCGATCGCCAAATCTTGGCGGTCGTCAACTTAGCGCCGCGACAGATCGGCAATCATCGCTCAGAAGTGTTGACGCTCGGGCTCAATGACGCCAACGGGAACGTGGTCCTGATTGTTCCGGATACCGCAGTACCCAGCGGCAATCGACTCTACTAG
- a CDS encoding ABC transporter substrate-binding protein, whose product MLRLIAIVSLLTLIGCGAPQNADQPPDDDGPALRKVRLALNWFPEAEHGGFYAAQQQGFFADEGLDVEIIPGGPGVPVIPQVAQGNVEFAVANADQVILGRSQMANVVALMSSMEKSPRCVLVHEQSPIKDWKDLENCTLAMNSGRTFAIYLQKKLPLKDVRIVPYNGNMTQFLGDPNMAQQGYVFSEPYIAREKGVATRSLMIHELGFNPYTSILITSDDLLDAERDLGVKMTRACIKGWKHYLDHPHDTNDEISTLNPELDVAALQFGAQEIEGLALPTTDDQFGRMTLARWTELMQQMEEVGMTKEGQVKPDDCFAVDVFALATQP is encoded by the coding sequence ATGTTGCGCCTAATCGCGATCGTGTCGCTGCTGACCCTGATTGGATGCGGAGCCCCCCAGAACGCCGATCAGCCGCCTGACGACGATGGACCTGCTCTGCGGAAGGTTCGCCTGGCGCTGAACTGGTTTCCCGAAGCGGAGCATGGCGGTTTTTATGCCGCCCAGCAGCAAGGCTTCTTCGCCGACGAAGGGCTCGACGTCGAGATCATCCCCGGCGGCCCCGGCGTGCCGGTGATTCCGCAGGTCGCTCAAGGGAATGTTGAGTTCGCCGTCGCCAACGCCGATCAGGTAATCCTGGGCCGATCGCAGATGGCCAACGTCGTGGCGCTGATGTCGTCGATGGAAAAGAGTCCGCGTTGCGTGTTGGTGCACGAGCAGTCCCCGATCAAGGATTGGAAGGATCTTGAAAACTGCACGCTGGCGATGAACTCGGGACGTACCTTCGCCATCTACCTGCAGAAGAAGCTGCCGCTAAAGGACGTTCGCATCGTCCCGTACAACGGCAACATGACCCAGTTCCTGGGTGATCCGAACATGGCGCAGCAAGGCTACGTCTTTAGCGAACCCTATATCGCAAGAGAGAAGGGAGTGGCGACGCGTTCGTTGATGATCCATGAACTTGGCTTTAATCCTTACACCAGCATCCTGATCACCAGCGACGATCTGTTGGATGCCGAGCGAGATCTGGGCGTGAAGATGACGCGGGCCTGCATCAAAGGATGGAAGCACTACCTGGATCATCCCCACGATACCAACGATGAAATCTCGACGCTCAATCCTGAATTGGATGTCGCAGCGCTGCAGTTTGGCGCCCAGGAGATCGAAGGCTTGGCGCTGCCGACCACCGACGATCAGTTCGGCCGAATGACGCTGGCTCGCTGGACCGAACTGATGCAGCAGATGGAAGAGGTCGGCATGACCAAAGAGGGGCAAGTCAAGCCCGATGACTGTTTCGCCGTCGACGTCTTCGCCTTGGCGACCCAGCCATAG
- a CDS encoding DUF2293 domain-containing protein, which produces MPQHTRIVSPGPAPNTVRTEEGKVLTAPSDWTLLPPGDAGLTRRVKSAGPTWTIKEKKGRRMFSRGVLAPAATIAAEKARLEQERSTDAYAKRQAASAARRDKQQGEYVEDFRGAVLQFLRFDSGHSAIAGRLADAVTTHATPVGSGTVARTKRIPIEQRAESAVIAWMRHQTTAYDHMKIARIKGKRREVRRMLAEESRRLLKKYRRGEADNLASCPLARALTSAAQAKQ; this is translated from the coding sequence GTGCCGCAGCATACTCGTATCGTTTCGCCTGGTCCGGCTCCCAATACCGTTCGCACGGAAGAGGGGAAAGTGCTCACCGCTCCCTCCGACTGGACCTTGCTGCCTCCGGGCGACGCAGGCCTGACGCGGCGGGTCAAATCGGCCGGGCCGACCTGGACGATCAAAGAGAAAAAGGGACGCCGGATGTTCTCGCGCGGCGTGCTAGCCCCAGCGGCGACGATCGCTGCCGAGAAAGCGCGGCTTGAACAAGAGCGCTCGACCGACGCCTACGCCAAACGTCAAGCCGCCAGCGCTGCGCGACGAGACAAGCAGCAAGGCGAATACGTCGAGGACTTTCGGGGCGCCGTGCTGCAGTTCCTTCGCTTCGACAGCGGGCACTCAGCGATCGCTGGTCGTTTGGCCGATGCGGTCACCACGCACGCCACGCCGGTCGGCAGCGGCACGGTCGCTCGAACGAAGCGGATCCCGATCGAGCAGCGAGCCGAGTCGGCGGTGATTGCCTGGATGCGACACCAGACGACCGCTTACGACCACATGAAGATCGCCCGGATCAAAGGGAAACGGCGCGAAGTGCGGCGGATGCTGGCCGAAGAATCGCGCCGCCTGCTGAAGAAATACCGCCGCGGCGAAGCGGACAATCTGGCGAGTTGCCCGTTGGCGCGAGCGCTGACCAGCGCTGCGCAAGCTAAGCAATGA
- the epmB gene encoding EF-P beta-lysylation protein EpmB — translation MRIVTPTGDPVRTASANEIRQPDRWQTAMKQAIRDPAELCRLLQLPPACVEAAVAAAADFPLFVPREFVAKMTPGDPHDPLLLQTLPVLRELDSPQGFTDDPVGDEAATLTPGLLQKYAGRALLVTTGACAVHCRYCFRRHFPYTEVPSGVAAWREAVEALAADESIYEVLLSGGDPLTLADATLAQLAEQLAAIPHLRRIRVHSRLPIMIPQRINEELLAWLTGTRLTAIVVIHANHPRELERPVLAAIERLSQAGVMVLNQAVLLAGINDDVDVLAELSERLTDHRVQPYYLHQLDRVKGAAHFEVSRERGTELIRQLRTRLPGYAVPRYVEEIAGEPNKTIIA, via the coding sequence ATGCGTATTGTAACTCCCACCGGCGATCCTGTCCGCACCGCTTCGGCCAACGAAATTCGGCAGCCTGACCGATGGCAAACGGCCATGAAACAGGCGATCCGCGATCCGGCCGAACTTTGCCGCCTGCTCCAGCTTCCGCCTGCGTGCGTCGAAGCCGCCGTTGCCGCTGCGGCCGACTTTCCGCTGTTCGTTCCGCGTGAGTTTGTCGCCAAGATGACGCCGGGGGATCCGCACGATCCGCTGCTGCTGCAGACGCTGCCGGTATTGCGGGAACTTGATTCGCCACAAGGGTTTACGGATGATCCGGTTGGCGACGAGGCGGCGACGCTGACCCCGGGACTGCTGCAAAAGTACGCCGGCCGGGCCTTGTTGGTCACCACCGGGGCGTGTGCCGTCCATTGCCGCTACTGTTTTCGCCGCCATTTTCCTTACACGGAGGTCCCCAGCGGCGTCGCAGCGTGGCGGGAGGCGGTCGAGGCGCTGGCGGCAGACGAATCAATTTATGAAGTTTTACTCTCTGGCGGGGACCCGCTGACGCTGGCCGATGCGACGCTCGCGCAGCTGGCCGAGCAATTGGCGGCGATTCCCCACCTGCGGAGGATCCGTGTTCATTCACGCCTGCCGATCATGATTCCGCAGCGGATCAACGAGGAACTGCTCGCCTGGCTTACGGGGACTCGCCTGACCGCGATCGTCGTTATCCATGCCAATCACCCGCGTGAACTCGAGCGCCCCGTCTTGGCGGCGATTGAGCGGCTCAGTCAGGCCGGCGTCATGGTTCTAAACCAGGCGGTCTTGTTGGCCGGGATCAACGACGACGTTGACGTGCTGGCCGAATTGTCAGAGCGGCTGACCGACCACCGGGTGCAGCCGTACTACCTGCATCAGCTCGATCGTGTGAAAGGCGCCGCCCACTTTGAAGTTTCGCGTGAGCGGGGAACGGAACTGATTCGTCAGTTGCGGACTCGCTTGCCCGGCTATGCCGTGCCGCGGTATGTCGAAGAAATCGCTGGCGAGCCGAACAAGACGATCATTGCTTAG
- a CDS encoding ThuA domain-containing protein encodes MSRLKTYLPVWAVVAALAICTSAFAEDAPKKLKGLLITGGCCHDYPHQVKIITEGLSQRLNIEWDVVLTGSGKDIKVPVYENHDWIKPYDVVVHNECYGDVKDVKFVEGIVKAHTETGVPAVVIHCSMHSYRHADTDEWRKLLGVTSRSHESHHPIDVVNLQPDHPVMAGFPELWKRPVAELYKIEKQWPEMKPLAQAYGKDTDKNHSVIWTNQFGKAKVFGTTLGHHNETMLTDEWLGVVSRGTLWTLDLLNDDGTPKDGYAGTGIAKIDLTKPNPDAGKSPKPAK; translated from the coding sequence ATGTCTCGCTTGAAAACCTATCTGCCCGTTTGGGCCGTCGTCGCGGCGCTCGCGATTTGCACTTCGGCCTTCGCCGAAGACGCGCCGAAAAAGCTGAAAGGCCTGCTGATCACCGGCGGCTGCTGCCATGATTATCCGCACCAGGTGAAGATCATCACCGAGGGACTCAGCCAACGTCTAAACATCGAGTGGGACGTCGTGCTGACGGGTAGCGGCAAAGACATCAAAGTGCCGGTCTACGAGAACCACGACTGGATCAAGCCGTACGACGTCGTCGTGCACAACGAATGCTACGGCGACGTGAAAGACGTCAAGTTCGTCGAAGGTATCGTCAAAGCTCACACCGAGACCGGCGTTCCGGCGGTGGTTATTCACTGCTCGATGCACAGCTATCGCCATGCCGACACCGACGAGTGGCGCAAGCTGCTGGGAGTCACTTCCCGCAGTCACGAAAGCCATCATCCGATCGACGTCGTCAACCTGCAGCCCGATCACCCGGTCATGGCCGGCTTCCCGGAACTTTGGAAACGTCCGGTCGCAGAACTCTACAAGATCGAAAAGCAATGGCCCGAGATGAAGCCGCTGGCCCAGGCCTACGGCAAAGACACCGACAAGAACCATAGCGTCATCTGGACCAACCAGTTTGGCAAAGCGAAGGTCTTCGGCACCACGCTCGGTCACCACAACGAAACGATGCTGACCGACGAATGGCTCGGCGTCGTCTCGCGCGGCACATTGTGGACGCTCGACTTGCTCAACGACGATGGCACGCCGAAAGATGGCTACGCCGGAACCGGCATCGCCAAGATCGACCTGACCAAGCCGAACCCGGACGCCGGCAAATCGCCGAAACCGGCCAAGTAG
- a CDS encoding phosphatidylglycerophosphatase and protein-tyrosine phosphatase 1 family protein: protein MTGETKPDPPPARRMRRPLSRSFAAVAFYPSLLFNWSMIHIFRRWRWWDRIDEHVLIGALPTDKIVEEIIAAGVTAVVNTCQEFAGPVGTYSKSGVEQLHLPTIDFVPPSLEDVRRGVEFIDQQVAAGKQVYIHCKAGRARSATIVICWLIKAKDMTPTEAQLFLKSKRRQILKSVYRRPVVEQFYQWWLNEKKRLAESADQAAPAESESPEQPDSSE, encoded by the coding sequence ATGACAGGAGAAACTAAGCCAGATCCGCCCCCGGCCCGCCGCATGCGTCGCCCCCTCAGCCGTTCGTTCGCCGCGGTCGCTTTCTACCCATCCTTGCTCTTTAATTGGTCAATGATTCACATCTTCCGCCGCTGGCGGTGGTGGGATCGGATCGATGAGCACGTTTTGATCGGGGCGTTGCCGACCGATAAAATCGTCGAAGAAATCATCGCCGCCGGGGTGACCGCCGTGGTGAACACCTGCCAGGAGTTCGCCGGGCCGGTCGGGACCTACTCCAAATCGGGCGTCGAGCAGCTCCATCTGCCGACCATCGACTTCGTCCCGCCCAGCCTGGAAGACGTCCGGCGCGGGGTCGAATTCATCGATCAGCAGGTCGCCGCCGGAAAGCAGGTGTACATTCACTGCAAGGCCGGTAGAGCCCGCAGCGCGACGATCGTCATCTGCTGGCTGATCAAAGCGAAGGACATGACGCCAACCGAGGCCCAGCTCTTTTTGAAGAGCAAGCGGCGCCAGATCTTAAAGAGCGTTTATCGCCGCCCGGTGGTCGAGCAGTTCTACCAATGGTGGCTGAACGAAAAGAAGCGTTTGGCCGAATCTGCCGATCAGGCGGCCCCCGCTGAGTCGGAGTCGCCCGAGCAGCCCGACTCATCCGAGTAA
- a CDS encoding glycosyltransferase, whose protein sequence is MPFPEIAVIISTYQRPQHLRRSLESLAMQRCGADLFEVIVTDDGSHDQSEEVVARFAQSVDFSVAFTTHPHNGFQLAKCRNEGVAASRAPYIIFLDGDLICPNDFVAKHLHNRRRQIAMVGDSIWMNQQVSESIGVDEIRQGDFRAWATEEEERRMRWKALRASIYSRLGLPDRPRMKGGNIALWRSDYETINGYDQDFVGWGLEDSDLQRRLYQAGVRFRSSMRWTRTHHMWHARDPSYVAKASGTDNEKLMRANRPTRCANGLNQRHDMKVRYFDGPSAARRAA, encoded by the coding sequence ATGCCGTTTCCTGAAATCGCAGTTATTATTTCGACGTATCAGCGTCCACAGCACCTTCGCCGCTCGCTTGAGTCGCTGGCGATGCAGCGCTGTGGCGCCGATCTCTTTGAGGTCATCGTGACCGACGATGGTTCGCACGATCAATCCGAAGAGGTTGTGGCGCGCTTCGCCCAGAGCGTCGATTTTTCGGTCGCATTTACCACGCACCCGCACAATGGATTTCAGCTGGCCAAGTGCCGCAACGAAGGGGTCGCCGCCAGCCGAGCGCCGTACATCATCTTTCTGGACGGCGATCTAATTTGCCCCAACGACTTTGTCGCCAAACACCTCCACAACCGTCGTCGCCAAATCGCGATGGTCGGCGATTCGATCTGGATGAATCAGCAAGTTTCGGAATCGATTGGCGTCGACGAAATCCGCCAAGGCGATTTCCGCGCTTGGGCGACTGAAGAAGAAGAACGACGAATGCGCTGGAAGGCGCTGCGGGCTTCGATCTATAGCCGCCTGGGACTGCCCGATCGCCCGCGCATGAAAGGGGGCAACATCGCTCTCTGGCGCAGCGACTATGAAACGATCAACGGCTACGATCAAGACTTCGTCGGTTGGGGGCTGGAAGACAGCGACCTGCAGCGACGTTTGTATCAAGCAGGCGTTCGTTTTCGCTCCAGCATGCGTTGGACGCGCACGCATCACATGTGGCATGCCCGCGATCCCTCGTACGTCGCCAAAGCGAGCGGCACCGACAACGAGAAACTGATGCGGGCCAATCGACCAACGCGTTGCGCCAACGGACTCAACCAGCGTCACGACATGAAGGTCCGCTATTTTGACGGACCGTCGGCGGCTCGCCGCGCCGCCTAG
- a CDS encoding LysM peptidoglycan-binding domain-containing protein, whose amino-acid sequence METIKTACMVIVLMAVAYGVYHHLNQPEETAPKLEIEGLTGGDVAPSFPGSSSPGGSLAPSFSATAGASLGSQESAPPLGTPSAGSPPSAHSMSAAPTFDAIPDHQHEPKRQTPLIEAEPVGQSGMANSTAPTQPASMSSYSASPYDGGGSKYGESSYNAVASDSTGYRNAAAYGGMEAQPASANMRPNFESDWNMAQTQLAQDQWVEALRTLTPWRGRAELTTEQTEKLNLLISQLAGSVVYSTDHLLAEPYVVQRGETLQEIAAKYQVPAILLQRINGISNPELIAAGERLKVMQGPFNANISLASRELTLSVEGCFAGRFPVTVLDPATVQPGEHQVIRKEDPSDRYNAQAGGSFGENAVYLDGGVALHGQSSGPSGSIQLSPRDAEDLFGILSVGSKVTIRR is encoded by the coding sequence GTGGAAACCATCAAAACCGCATGCATGGTGATCGTCTTGATGGCGGTCGCTTACGGCGTCTACCACCATCTTAACCAGCCGGAAGAAACCGCGCCGAAGCTGGAAATCGAAGGCCTGACCGGCGGCGACGTGGCGCCTTCGTTCCCTGGCTCTTCTTCACCTGGCGGTTCGCTGGCTCCTTCCTTCTCGGCCACCGCCGGAGCTTCGCTCGGTTCGCAAGAATCGGCGCCCCCGCTGGGAACTCCCTCGGCAGGATCGCCCCCTTCGGCACACTCGATGTCGGCCGCACCCACGTTTGATGCGATTCCCGATCATCAGCACGAACCCAAGCGGCAAACCCCGTTGATCGAAGCCGAACCGGTTGGACAGTCCGGCATGGCCAATTCGACGGCTCCGACGCAACCTGCGAGCATGTCGTCTTACAGCGCTTCCCCCTATGACGGCGGCGGCTCGAAGTATGGCGAGTCTTCGTACAACGCGGTCGCCAGCGACAGCACCGGCTACCGAAACGCCGCGGCCTATGGCGGCATGGAAGCGCAACCCGCTTCGGCCAATATGCGGCCCAACTTTGAATCCGACTGGAACATGGCGCAAACGCAACTGGCGCAAGACCAGTGGGTCGAAGCGCTGCGGACATTGACCCCCTGGCGAGGTCGCGCCGAACTGACCACCGAACAAACCGAAAAGCTGAACCTGCTCATCAGCCAACTTGCCGGCAGCGTCGTCTACTCGACCGACCATCTGCTGGCCGAACCGTATGTCGTTCAGCGCGGCGAAACGCTGCAGGAAATCGCCGCCAAATATCAGGTCCCAGCAATCTTGTTGCAGCGGATCAACGGCATCTCTAACCCCGAACTGATTGCGGCCGGCGAACGCCTGAAAGTGATGCAAGGTCCTTTCAACGCCAACATTAGCCTGGCCAGTCGCGAACTGACCCTGTCGGTCGAAGGCTGCTTCGCCGGCCGGTTTCCGGTGACGGTTCTCGATCCGGCTACGGTTCAGCCGGGCGAACATCAGGTCATCCGCAAAGAAGATCCGTCCGATCGATACAACGCTCAGGCCGGCGGCAGCTTTGGCGAAAACGCCGTCTATCTCGACGGCGGCGTCGCACTGCATGGTCAGTCGAGCGGACCCAGCGGCTCGATACAGTTGAGTCCACGTGATGCGGAAGATCTGTTCGGCATCTTGTCAGTCGGCTCGAAAGTGACGATTCGCCGATAA
- a CDS encoding DUF3050 domain-containing protein, translating into MTESSDSRIAKIEAALQPRREALLTHPVYEQLTDVDALRLFMERHVFAVWDFMSLLKSLQRETTCVDIPWTPKADGASCRLINEIVLGEECDEDGKGGYWSHFELYLDAMREVGANVEPIETFIHMVADGIDVVSAGLHAALPPSVDQFLAQTFQLIDSRNPAVIAAGFTFGREDLLPSVFQKLVERINEQSHGKADRFLYYLHRHIEIDGDEHGPLSRRLLANLCGDDDAKWQAAQHAAEMALEARIELWNGMVSGH; encoded by the coding sequence ATGACCGAATCGTCCGATTCTCGAATCGCCAAGATCGAAGCGGCGCTGCAGCCGCGCCGCGAAGCGCTGCTGACGCATCCGGTTTACGAGCAACTGACCGACGTCGACGCGCTGCGGCTGTTTATGGAGCGGCATGTCTTCGCCGTGTGGGACTTCATGTCGCTGCTCAAATCGCTGCAGCGAGAAACGACCTGCGTCGATATTCCCTGGACGCCGAAGGCCGACGGCGCCAGTTGCCGCCTGATCAACGAAATCGTCCTGGGCGAAGAGTGCGACGAAGATGGCAAAGGAGGCTACTGGAGCCACTTTGAGCTCTATCTCGACGCGATGCGCGAAGTAGGCGCCAACGTCGAACCGATCGAGACGTTCATCCACATGGTCGCCGACGGCATCGACGTCGTCTCGGCCGGGCTCCACGCGGCGTTGCCGCCGTCAGTCGATCAGTTCCTGGCGCAGACCTTCCAACTGATCGATTCGCGCAATCCGGCGGTAATCGCGGCTGGGTTCACCTTCGGGCGCGAGGACCTGCTGCCGAGCGTCTTTCAGAAGCTAGTTGAACGGATCAACGAACAATCGCACGGCAAGGCGGACCGTTTTCTGTACTACCTACATCGTCACATCGAAATCGATGGGGACGAGCATGGCCCGCTCTCGCGGCGACTGTTGGCCAACTTGTGCGGCGATGATGACGCCAAGTGGCAAGCCGCCCAACATGCGGCCGAAATGGCCCTGGAAGCCCGGATCGAACTCTGGAATGGAATGGTTTCGGGGCACTGA
- a CDS encoding potassium channel family protein: MPTAEPWQTPETWRQWMIQHRHAVTLVALVLLMGGETLRPDSTGSGWISDLLLSIVILASTYDVLIRHRRFVLVVMTAVPTFSMIWVIRCLDEFGSRESNVGLFVVRDVLMIGFLSYVVFLIGRDVFRAHRVTTDQILGGVSVYLLLGLIWALAYLIVVMLDPAAIDFPVESDQLPGRRTATLIYFSFTTLTTLGLGDVVPVSSLARTLTWSESVTGQLYIAVTMAKLVGLRLANLTQSQGKEERKPH; encoded by the coding sequence ATGCCCACAGCGGAACCATGGCAGACGCCCGAGACTTGGCGACAATGGATGATCCAGCATCGCCATGCCGTCACGCTGGTCGCCCTGGTTTTGTTGATGGGAGGCGAAACGCTGCGTCCCGATTCAACCGGCAGCGGCTGGATCTCGGACTTGCTGCTATCGATCGTGATCCTGGCGTCGACCTACGACGTGCTAATTCGCCATCGCCGATTTGTGCTGGTCGTGATGACCGCCGTGCCGACGTTCAGCATGATCTGGGTAATTCGTTGCCTGGATGAGTTCGGTTCCCGCGAATCGAACGTTGGCCTGTTCGTCGTACGCGATGTACTGATGATCGGCTTCCTTTCGTATGTGGTCTTCTTGATCGGCAGAGACGTCTTTCGCGCTCACCGAGTCACCACCGACCAGATACTCGGGGGAGTCAGCGTTTACTTGTTGCTGGGTTTGATTTGGGCGCTCGCTTATCTGATCGTCGTCATGCTCGATCCGGCGGCGATCGACTTTCCCGTCGAGAGCGATCAGCTTCCGGGACGCCGCACCGCCACGTTGATTTATTTCAGCTTTACCACCTTAACGACGCTCGGCCTGGGAGACGTAGTTCCCGTTTCCAGTCTCGCCAGAACGCTCACCTGGAGCGAAAGCGTGACCGGACAATTGTATATCGCCGTAACGATGGCCAAACTCGTTGGATTAAGGCTGGCGAATCTCACCCAATCGCAGGGAAAAGAGGAGCGTAAACCGCATTAA
- the efp gene encoding elongation factor P, which translates to MQYGTSDFKKGLKVQIDGEPYLMTECNFVKPGKGNALYKCRLRNLIRGTSLDRTYRGGESLESADVTETDCQFLYGQGDTFVFMDNKTFEQWELSKEQIDDAWKYLKDGMQCMATLYNEFPISISAPIHVELEVTYCEPGVRGDTATNVSKPATVETGAEILVPAFVNMNDVIRIDTRTGDYVERVKK; encoded by the coding sequence GTGCAGTACGGTACCAGCGACTTCAAAAAAGGCTTGAAAGTCCAGATCGACGGCGAACCTTACCTGATGACCGAATGCAATTTCGTGAAGCCGGGTAAAGGAAACGCGCTTTACAAATGTCGCCTGCGGAATCTGATTCGCGGCACTTCGCTCGACCGCACCTATCGCGGCGGCGAATCGCTCGAATCGGCCGACGTGACCGAAACCGATTGCCAGTTCCTGTACGGCCAGGGAGACACCTTCGTCTTCATGGACAACAAGACGTTCGAGCAATGGGAACTGAGCAAAGAGCAGATCGACGACGCTTGGAAGTATCTGAAAGACGGCATGCAGTGCATGGCGACTTTGTACAACGAGTTCCCGATCTCGATCAGCGCTCCGATTCACGTTGAGCTGGAAGTGACCTACTGCGAACCGGGCGTTCGCGGTGATACGGCGACTAACGTCTCGAAGCCGGCGACGGTCGAAACGGGCGCCGAAATCCTGGTCCCGGCGTTCGTCAACATGAATGACGTCATCCGCATCGACACGCGTACCGGCGACTATGTCGAACGCGTGAAGAAGTAA